From a region of the Streptomyces sp. NBC_00193 genome:
- a CDS encoding aminotransferase class V-fold PLP-dependent enzyme: MDLLAPETVRDEFAHSLTYLNTANYGTLPRAAVAEVRRLAEASGAGLPQGFGDFGRVERVRASFARLVGVPADRVALGSAVSTHVGLVSASLPAGSEVLCPEGEFASVINPFVVRDDLKVRFAPLESLAEAVGPDTALVALSAVQSADGRTADLAAVRAATTAHGARMLVDASQAAGWLPFDASPYDYTVTAGYKWLLASRGVSYLTVSEEAQDAVTPVHAGWVALADMWDAIYGPLRELAHGARRFDESPAFLAYHAAEPSLALLERIGIDAVHAHDTALAARYRAGLARLGHEPVPGRSPIVSVPGLAGRQGALLAAGISTSARAGTLRASFHLYNTEADVDRLLNLLEG; this comes from the coding sequence ATGGACCTGCTTGCGCCCGAGACCGTCCGCGACGAGTTCGCGCACTCCCTCACCTATCTCAACACCGCCAACTACGGGACCCTCCCGCGAGCCGCCGTCGCCGAGGTGCGGCGGCTCGCGGAGGCGTCGGGGGCCGGACTCCCGCAGGGCTTCGGTGACTTCGGCCGCGTCGAACGGGTCCGCGCGTCGTTCGCCCGCCTCGTCGGGGTCCCCGCGGACCGTGTGGCCCTCGGCTCGGCCGTCTCCACCCACGTCGGCCTGGTCTCCGCCTCCCTCCCGGCCGGATCCGAAGTCCTGTGCCCGGAGGGCGAGTTCGCCTCGGTGATCAACCCCTTCGTGGTCCGCGACGACCTCAAGGTCCGGTTCGCCCCGCTGGAGTCCCTCGCCGAAGCCGTCGGCCCGGACACCGCACTGGTCGCGCTGAGCGCCGTACAGTCCGCGGACGGGCGTACGGCGGACCTGGCGGCCGTGCGCGCCGCGACGACCGCGCACGGGGCGCGGATGCTGGTCGACGCCTCGCAGGCGGCCGGCTGGCTGCCCTTCGACGCGAGCCCCTACGACTACACGGTCACCGCCGGGTACAAGTGGCTGCTCGCCTCGCGCGGGGTCTCCTACCTCACGGTCTCGGAGGAGGCCCAGGACGCCGTGACCCCGGTGCACGCCGGCTGGGTCGCGCTCGCCGACATGTGGGACGCCATCTACGGCCCGCTGCGGGAACTGGCCCACGGGGCCCGGCGCTTCGACGAGTCCCCGGCCTTCCTGGCCTACCACGCCGCCGAGCCCTCGCTGGCCCTGCTGGAGCGGATCGGCATCGACGCCGTCCACGCCCACGACACCGCCCTGGCCGCCCGCTACCGCGCCGGCCTCGCCCGCCTGGGCCACGAGCCCGTCCCGGGCCGGTCCCCGATCGTCTCGGTGCCGGGGCTGGCCGGCCGTCAGGGCGCCCTGCTCGCCGCGGGCATCTCCACGTCCGCCCGCGCGGGAACCTTGCGGGCCTCGTTCCACCTCTACAACACCGAGGCGGACGTGGACCGGCTGCTGAACCTCCTGGAGGGCTGA
- a CDS encoding alanine--glyoxylate aminotransferase family protein, translating into MNHPLLDLPPLTAARFASIERGVAELLGTRADVVITQGEALLPLEGCIRSGARPGSTALNVVTGPYGTTFGNWLRDCGAHVVDLEVPFDTAVSAAQVDRALSEHPEIDFVSLVHAEAATGNTNPVAEIGEAVRAHGALFMLDAVASVGAEPLLPDAWGVDLCVIGAQKAMGGPAGVSAVSVSDRAWARFAENASAPRRSYLSLLDWKERWIDGGRTALPHAPAQLEMLALEACLDRIAAEGLTAMEARHAAAAAATRAGAVALGITPYVGRDAAAAPVATTLRIPEASLVVAKALAADPAAPLAAGGGALAREMVRVNHYGTAASQDAVGASLTALAGALSVDPAAALAAAGSAWSAALPSA; encoded by the coding sequence GTGAACCACCCCCTCCTGGACCTTCCGCCCCTGACCGCCGCGCGCTTCGCGTCGATCGAGCGGGGGGTCGCGGAGCTGCTCGGCACCCGGGCCGACGTGGTGATCACCCAGGGCGAGGCGCTGCTGCCGCTGGAGGGGTGCATCCGGTCGGGCGCACGGCCCGGTTCGACCGCACTGAACGTGGTGACCGGCCCCTACGGGACCACCTTCGGCAACTGGCTGCGCGACTGCGGGGCGCACGTCGTGGACCTGGAGGTCCCCTTCGACACGGCCGTGTCCGCCGCCCAGGTGGACCGGGCCCTGTCGGAGCACCCGGAGATCGACTTCGTCTCCCTGGTCCACGCGGAGGCGGCCACCGGGAACACCAACCCGGTGGCGGAGATCGGCGAGGCCGTACGGGCCCACGGGGCGCTGTTCATGCTGGACGCCGTGGCCTCGGTGGGCGCGGAGCCGCTGCTGCCGGACGCCTGGGGCGTGGACCTGTGCGTGATCGGCGCGCAGAAGGCGATGGGCGGACCGGCGGGGGTCTCGGCGGTGTCCGTCTCCGACCGCGCGTGGGCCCGCTTCGCGGAGAACGCCTCGGCGCCGCGCCGCTCGTACCTCTCCCTGCTGGACTGGAAGGAGCGCTGGATCGACGGCGGGCGCACCGCGCTGCCGCACGCGCCCGCGCAGCTGGAGATGCTGGCGCTGGAGGCCTGCCTGGACCGCATCGCGGCCGAGGGCCTGACCGCGATGGAGGCCCGCCATGCGGCCGCCGCGGCGGCGACCCGCGCGGGTGCGGTGGCGCTGGGCATCACCCCGTACGTCGGCCGGGACGCGGCGGCGGCCCCGGTCGCCACCACCCTGCGGATCCCGGAGGCCTCCCTGGTGGTGGCGAAGGCCCTCGCGGCGGATCCGGCGGCCCCCCTCGCGGCGGGCGGCGGGGCGCTGGCCCGGGAGATGGTCCGGGTCAACCACTACGGCACGGCGGCCTCCCAGGACGCCGTCGGCGCCTCCCTGACGGCCCTGGCCGGGGCACTGTCGGTGGACCCGGCCGCGGCTCTCGCGGCGGCGGGCTCGGCGTGGTCGGCGGCCCTGCCCTCGGCCTGA